DNA from Desulfovibrio sp.:
CGCAGTCATGCATTTCTGACGCCAAAAAGCGCATGGCCATACCTGCGGAATGGCTGCTGAAGCTGCTGAAAAAACAGGGAATCAATCCTGACTGGGTACGCAGCGGCATGGGAGCCCAATATCTGCATCCCGGTGAGGCCAGCGCAGAGATTCTACCGAACAGCATGTCCAGACCATCATCAAGCTGCATAATGCAAGAGTTCTTTTTTGCGCTTGTCAGAAGAGCGATG
Protein-coding regions in this window:
- a CDS encoding helix-turn-helix domain-containing protein, with amino-acid sequence MMDNNFFDYSLAMERIKSVTGCKTQQDLAKFLGVSQSCISDAKKRMAIPAEWLLKLLKKQGINPDWVRSGMGAQYLHPGEASAEILPNSMSRPSSSCIMQEFFFALVRRAMDGKKLT